The proteins below come from a single Malus domestica chromosome 03, GDT2T_hap1 genomic window:
- the LOC103407821 gene encoding probable LRR receptor-like serine/threonine-protein kinase At3g47570 isoform X1 produces MERSRFLLSRMLSRIHCLFYIYMMIMANYFTPGALAIAHTNFSTDQSALLALKAHITSDPQNILTANWSSPSSSDICNWVGVTCGAHHHRVTALNLSFMGLAGVIPPHLGNLSFLIELGLKNNSFHGPLPQELSRLRRLKKINFGNNNFMGTIPSWFGSFAKLESFRLYGNGFSGFIPAAIFNLSALEGINLNRNQLSGSIPREIGNLTMVKGIYLDDNKFEELPNEIGSLGQLEELSVQDNALKGSAFLPVLNISSLIAFSLFGNNMSGSLPDNICDHLWSVQLINLGQNQLDGPIPSKLWQCKELREITLQSNNFRGSIPKSLGNLTYLSKIFFFNNNLEGTIPDEIGDLPQLENLALGINNLNGVIPFKLFNKTTIREISLFFNQLSGGLPANIGLNVPNLEYLGVARNNLVAGLLPNLSNASKLRDLEMSQNSLTGFLPSTLCSLKNLEYLSLSSNNLTIDASTPQAESTLSCLFNLRKLKGLYLLDNPLNTTIPASRGNLSTSLQDIYLSFSNIRGNIPVDIGNLSSLIALSLEHSQLTGVIPTSIQGLQNLQALYLNDNELQGHIPYELCQLNNLAELRLGGNRLSGSIPSCLGNLSVALRSLSLGSNLLTSKIPSSMWELNHILHLNLSSNSLVGPLSEDIGNLRDVVDMDLSNNYFSGNIPGSIGGLQNMINFSLANNYLQGPIPSSFKTLLSLEFLDLSKNNLSGEIPKSLEALLYLKHLNLSFNKLQGEVPTGGPFKNFSADSFVSNGALCGASRLHVPLCKNRTKVKPNWRKAKYIISGVIPVIFLAAAVLIMILCKKRNVEVVRETASLHQVLWRRVSRLELVRATNRFHESNLLGIGGFGSVYRGTLSDGIDIAVKVFNLQLEGAFKSFDKECEMLNNIRHRNLIKIISCCDELDFKALILQLMPNGSLEKWLYSPNHSMNILQRLDIMKDVALALEYLHHGCSIPIVHCDVKPSNILLDEDMVAHVADFGIARLIGGGDSMTETMTLATVGYMAPEYGMEGSVSTRGDVYSFGIVLMETFTKRKPTDEMFVGEMDLKQWVADSLFPDAAIGEVVDADILGVEEDGDFVSRRDCLLSVMRLALACSAALPGERINMKDAAITLTKIMTKYFKDCGGMNS; encoded by the exons ATGGAGAGAAGTCGTTTCCTACTGTCAAGAATGTTGTCGAGGATACATTGCTTGTTTTATATCTATATGATGATTATGGCTAATTACTTTACTCCAGGTGCATTAGCAAtagctcataccaatttcagcACAGATCAGTCTGCGCTTCTTGCGCTCAAAGCTCACATCACTAGTGACCCTCAAAACATCTTGACCGCCAACTGGTCCTCTCCCTCCAGTTCCGATATTTGCAACTGGGTTGGCGTTACTTGTGGTGCTCACCACCACAGAGTCACGGCCTTAAATCTCTCGTTCATGGGTCTTGCCGGGGTTATTCCTCCGCATCTAGGCAACCTCTCATTTCTCATTGAGTTGGGCCTTAAGAATAATAGTTTTCATGGTCCCCTGCCCCAAGAATTGTCTCGTTTGCGCCGGTTGAAGAAGATTAACTTTGGAAACAACAACTTTATGGGAACCATTCCTTCGTGGTTTGGGTCCTTCGCTAAACTTGAATCCTTCAGGTTGTACGGTAATGGCTTCTCTGGTTTCATACCCGCTGCTATCTTCAACTTATCTGCACTCGAAGGAATTAATCTGAACAGGAACCAACTATCAG GTAGCATACCTAGAGAAATCGGCAACTTAACAATGGTGAAGGGCATATACCTTGACGACAACAAGTTCGAAG AACTTCCAAACGAGATAGGCAGTTTAGGTCAGCTGGAGGAGTTGTCTGTGCAAGACAATGCCCTAAAAGGCTCTGCTTTTTTGCCTGTCCTCAACATATCTTCTTTGATTGCTTTCTCTCTATTCGGGAACAACATGAGTGGCAGTCTTCCGGACAATATATGTGACCATCTTTGGAGTGTTCAACTgattaatttgggccaaaaccAGTTAGACGGTCCTATTCCTTCCAAACTGTGGCAATGCAAAGAGCTTCGTGAAATTACATTACAATCTAACAATTTCCGTGGAAGCATACCCAAAAGTCTTGGCAATTTGACTTACTTgagcaagattttttttttcaacaataatTTAGAAG GTACAATACCGGATGAGATTGGTGATCTTCCACAGTTAGAGAATTTGGCACTGGGGATTAATAATCTCAATGGCGTCATCCCATTCAAACTCTTCAATAAAACCACGATAAGAGAAATATCGCTTTTTTTTAATCAGCTATCAGGTGGCCTCCCAGCAAACATAGGTCTTAACGTTCCAAACCTAGAATACCTTGGTGTAGCCAGAAATAACCTGGTGGCTGGACTACTCCCTAACCTCTCCAATGCTTCCAAGCTCAGGGATTTAGAAATGAGCCAAAACTCACTTACCGGGTTTCTTCCTAGCACACTCTGCTCCTTGAAAAACCTCGAGTATCTATCCTTGTCCTCGAACAATTTGACGATTGATGCTTCTACTCCACAAGCTGAAAGCACTCTATCCTGCTTGTTTAATCTTAGAAAATTGAAAGGATTATACTTGCTAGATAATCCATTAAACACCACAATTCCAGCTTCTCGTGGGAATCTATCTACGTCACTCCAAGATATTTATTTAAGCTTTTCCAACATTAGGGGTAACATTCCAGTTGATATTGGCAACTTGAGCAGCTTGATAGCATTAAGCTTGGAACACAGTCAGTTGACTGGAGTAATTCCAACTTCAATACAAGGGCTACAAAATCTCCAAGCTTTGTATTTGAATGACAACGAACTGCAAGGACATATCCCGTATGAACTCTGTCAACTAAACAACCTAGCCGAGTTACGTTTGGGTGGTAATCGGCTCTCTGGTTCTATTCCTTCCTGCTTGGGTAATTTGTCAGTAGCTTTAAGAAGTCTATCGCTAGGGTCCAATTTGTTAACTTCTAAAATACCGTCTTCCATGTGGGAACTCAACCATATATTGCACCTAAACTTGTCATCCAATTCTCTAGTTGGACCACTCTCAGAAGACATCGGAAACTTGAGAGATGTGGTGGATATGGATTTATCAAACAACTATTTCTCTGGAAACATTCCCGGTAGCATTGGTGGTCTTcaaaatatgattaatttttcGTTGGCAAACAATTATTTACAAGGCCCTATTCCCAGTTCATTTAAAACCTTGCTAAGCCTAGAATTCTTGGATTTGTCCAAAAACAATCTATCTGGAGAGATCCCAAAGTCATTGGAAGCACTCTTATATCTCAAGCATCTGAATTTGTCTTTTAACAAACTCCAAGGAGAAGTTCCAACCGGCGGGCCTTTCAAAAACTTCTCTGCTGATTCATTTGTATCAAACGGTGCACTCTGCGGTGCTTCCCGACTCCATGTTCCCTTGTGCAAAAATAGAACAAAAGTTAAGCCAAATTGGAGGAAAGCTAAATATATCATCTCAGGGGTCATACCAGTAATATTCCTAGCGGCCGCTGTATTGATTATGATACTATGCAAGAAAAGGAATGTCGAAGTTGTTAGAGAAACTGCCTCGCTACATCAAGTTCTTTGGAGAAGAGTTTCGCGCCTAGAACTTGTAAGGGCAACAAATAGATTTCATGAGAGTAACTTACTAGGCATAGGGGGTTTTGGCTCAGTATACAGAGGAACACTTTCAGACGGGATAGATATCGCTGTCAAGGTTTTCAATTTACAGCTAGAAGGGGCATTCAAGAGTTTTGATAAGGAATGTGAAATGCTAAACAATATCCGTCACCGGAATCTTATTAAAATCATAAGTTGCTGCGATGAACTTGATTTCAAAGCCCTGATACTTCAATTGATGCCTAATGGAAGCCTCGAAAAGTGGTTGTATTCTCCAAACCACTCCATGAATATCCTGCAGAGGTTAGACATAATGAAAGATGTTGCATTGGCACTAGAATATCTTCATCATGGTTGCTCAATACCTATCGTTCATTGTGATGTGAAACCAAGCAATATACTACTAGATGAAGATATGGTTGCACATGTTGCTGATTTTGGCATTGCAAGACTCATCGGCGGTGGAGATTCAATGACAGAAACCATGACCCTGGCCACAGTTGGATATATGGCTCCAG AGTATGGGATGGAAGGAAGCGTTTCGACTAGAGGGGATGTGTATAGTTTTGGTATTGTACTCATGGAGACATTCACAAAAAGGAAGCCAACAGACGAGATGTTTGTTGGGGAAATGGATTTAAAGCAATGGGTTGCAGATTCATTATTTCCAGATGCTGCAATAGGTGAAGTTGTGGATGCCGATATACTTGGGGTGGAGGAAGATGGTGATTTCGTGAGCAGAAGGGATTGCTTATTATCCGTTATGAGATTAGCTTTAGCTTGCTCTGCAGCATTGCCGGGAGAGAGGATTAACATGAAAGATGCCGCAATCACACTCACCAAAATCATGACCAAGTATTTTAAGGACTGTGGAGGAATGAACTCTTAG
- the LOC103407821 gene encoding probable LRR receptor-like serine/threonine-protein kinase At3g47570 isoform X2, giving the protein MGLAGVIPPHLGNLSFLIELGLKNNSFHGPLPQELSRLRRLKKINFGNNNFMGTIPSWFGSFAKLESFRLYGNGFSGFIPAAIFNLSALEGINLNRNQLSGSIPREIGNLTMVKGIYLDDNKFEELPNEIGSLGQLEELSVQDNALKGSAFLPVLNISSLIAFSLFGNNMSGSLPDNICDHLWSVQLINLGQNQLDGPIPSKLWQCKELREITLQSNNFRGSIPKSLGNLTYLSKIFFFNNNLEGTIPDEIGDLPQLENLALGINNLNGVIPFKLFNKTTIREISLFFNQLSGGLPANIGLNVPNLEYLGVARNNLVAGLLPNLSNASKLRDLEMSQNSLTGFLPSTLCSLKNLEYLSLSSNNLTIDASTPQAESTLSCLFNLRKLKGLYLLDNPLNTTIPASRGNLSTSLQDIYLSFSNIRGNIPVDIGNLSSLIALSLEHSQLTGVIPTSIQGLQNLQALYLNDNELQGHIPYELCQLNNLAELRLGGNRLSGSIPSCLGNLSVALRSLSLGSNLLTSKIPSSMWELNHILHLNLSSNSLVGPLSEDIGNLRDVVDMDLSNNYFSGNIPGSIGGLQNMINFSLANNYLQGPIPSSFKTLLSLEFLDLSKNNLSGEIPKSLEALLYLKHLNLSFNKLQGEVPTGGPFKNFSADSFVSNGALCGASRLHVPLCKNRTKVKPNWRKAKYIISGVIPVIFLAAAVLIMILCKKRNVEVVRETASLHQVLWRRVSRLELVRATNRFHESNLLGIGGFGSVYRGTLSDGIDIAVKVFNLQLEGAFKSFDKECEMLNNIRHRNLIKIISCCDELDFKALILQLMPNGSLEKWLYSPNHSMNILQRLDIMKDVALALEYLHHGCSIPIVHCDVKPSNILLDEDMVAHVADFGIARLIGGGDSMTETMTLATVGYMAPEYGMEGSVSTRGDVYSFGIVLMETFTKRKPTDEMFVGEMDLKQWVADSLFPDAAIGEVVDADILGVEEDGDFVSRRDCLLSVMRLALACSAALPGERINMKDAAITLTKIMTKYFKDCGGMNS; this is encoded by the exons ATGGGTCTTGCCGGGGTTATTCCTCCGCATCTAGGCAACCTCTCATTTCTCATTGAGTTGGGCCTTAAGAATAATAGTTTTCATGGTCCCCTGCCCCAAGAATTGTCTCGTTTGCGCCGGTTGAAGAAGATTAACTTTGGAAACAACAACTTTATGGGAACCATTCCTTCGTGGTTTGGGTCCTTCGCTAAACTTGAATCCTTCAGGTTGTACGGTAATGGCTTCTCTGGTTTCATACCCGCTGCTATCTTCAACTTATCTGCACTCGAAGGAATTAATCTGAACAGGAACCAACTATCAG GTAGCATACCTAGAGAAATCGGCAACTTAACAATGGTGAAGGGCATATACCTTGACGACAACAAGTTCGAAG AACTTCCAAACGAGATAGGCAGTTTAGGTCAGCTGGAGGAGTTGTCTGTGCAAGACAATGCCCTAAAAGGCTCTGCTTTTTTGCCTGTCCTCAACATATCTTCTTTGATTGCTTTCTCTCTATTCGGGAACAACATGAGTGGCAGTCTTCCGGACAATATATGTGACCATCTTTGGAGTGTTCAACTgattaatttgggccaaaaccAGTTAGACGGTCCTATTCCTTCCAAACTGTGGCAATGCAAAGAGCTTCGTGAAATTACATTACAATCTAACAATTTCCGTGGAAGCATACCCAAAAGTCTTGGCAATTTGACTTACTTgagcaagattttttttttcaacaataatTTAGAAG GTACAATACCGGATGAGATTGGTGATCTTCCACAGTTAGAGAATTTGGCACTGGGGATTAATAATCTCAATGGCGTCATCCCATTCAAACTCTTCAATAAAACCACGATAAGAGAAATATCGCTTTTTTTTAATCAGCTATCAGGTGGCCTCCCAGCAAACATAGGTCTTAACGTTCCAAACCTAGAATACCTTGGTGTAGCCAGAAATAACCTGGTGGCTGGACTACTCCCTAACCTCTCCAATGCTTCCAAGCTCAGGGATTTAGAAATGAGCCAAAACTCACTTACCGGGTTTCTTCCTAGCACACTCTGCTCCTTGAAAAACCTCGAGTATCTATCCTTGTCCTCGAACAATTTGACGATTGATGCTTCTACTCCACAAGCTGAAAGCACTCTATCCTGCTTGTTTAATCTTAGAAAATTGAAAGGATTATACTTGCTAGATAATCCATTAAACACCACAATTCCAGCTTCTCGTGGGAATCTATCTACGTCACTCCAAGATATTTATTTAAGCTTTTCCAACATTAGGGGTAACATTCCAGTTGATATTGGCAACTTGAGCAGCTTGATAGCATTAAGCTTGGAACACAGTCAGTTGACTGGAGTAATTCCAACTTCAATACAAGGGCTACAAAATCTCCAAGCTTTGTATTTGAATGACAACGAACTGCAAGGACATATCCCGTATGAACTCTGTCAACTAAACAACCTAGCCGAGTTACGTTTGGGTGGTAATCGGCTCTCTGGTTCTATTCCTTCCTGCTTGGGTAATTTGTCAGTAGCTTTAAGAAGTCTATCGCTAGGGTCCAATTTGTTAACTTCTAAAATACCGTCTTCCATGTGGGAACTCAACCATATATTGCACCTAAACTTGTCATCCAATTCTCTAGTTGGACCACTCTCAGAAGACATCGGAAACTTGAGAGATGTGGTGGATATGGATTTATCAAACAACTATTTCTCTGGAAACATTCCCGGTAGCATTGGTGGTCTTcaaaatatgattaatttttcGTTGGCAAACAATTATTTACAAGGCCCTATTCCCAGTTCATTTAAAACCTTGCTAAGCCTAGAATTCTTGGATTTGTCCAAAAACAATCTATCTGGAGAGATCCCAAAGTCATTGGAAGCACTCTTATATCTCAAGCATCTGAATTTGTCTTTTAACAAACTCCAAGGAGAAGTTCCAACCGGCGGGCCTTTCAAAAACTTCTCTGCTGATTCATTTGTATCAAACGGTGCACTCTGCGGTGCTTCCCGACTCCATGTTCCCTTGTGCAAAAATAGAACAAAAGTTAAGCCAAATTGGAGGAAAGCTAAATATATCATCTCAGGGGTCATACCAGTAATATTCCTAGCGGCCGCTGTATTGATTATGATACTATGCAAGAAAAGGAATGTCGAAGTTGTTAGAGAAACTGCCTCGCTACATCAAGTTCTTTGGAGAAGAGTTTCGCGCCTAGAACTTGTAAGGGCAACAAATAGATTTCATGAGAGTAACTTACTAGGCATAGGGGGTTTTGGCTCAGTATACAGAGGAACACTTTCAGACGGGATAGATATCGCTGTCAAGGTTTTCAATTTACAGCTAGAAGGGGCATTCAAGAGTTTTGATAAGGAATGTGAAATGCTAAACAATATCCGTCACCGGAATCTTATTAAAATCATAAGTTGCTGCGATGAACTTGATTTCAAAGCCCTGATACTTCAATTGATGCCTAATGGAAGCCTCGAAAAGTGGTTGTATTCTCCAAACCACTCCATGAATATCCTGCAGAGGTTAGACATAATGAAAGATGTTGCATTGGCACTAGAATATCTTCATCATGGTTGCTCAATACCTATCGTTCATTGTGATGTGAAACCAAGCAATATACTACTAGATGAAGATATGGTTGCACATGTTGCTGATTTTGGCATTGCAAGACTCATCGGCGGTGGAGATTCAATGACAGAAACCATGACCCTGGCCACAGTTGGATATATGGCTCCAG AGTATGGGATGGAAGGAAGCGTTTCGACTAGAGGGGATGTGTATAGTTTTGGTATTGTACTCATGGAGACATTCACAAAAAGGAAGCCAACAGACGAGATGTTTGTTGGGGAAATGGATTTAAAGCAATGGGTTGCAGATTCATTATTTCCAGATGCTGCAATAGGTGAAGTTGTGGATGCCGATATACTTGGGGTGGAGGAAGATGGTGATTTCGTGAGCAGAAGGGATTGCTTATTATCCGTTATGAGATTAGCTTTAGCTTGCTCTGCAGCATTGCCGGGAGAGAGGATTAACATGAAAGATGCCGCAATCACACTCACCAAAATCATGACCAAGTATTTTAAGGACTGTGGAGGAATGAACTCTTAG